From Candidatus Woesearchaeota archaeon, one genomic window encodes:
- a CDS encoding MBL fold metallo-hydrolase, with protein sequence MEKIADNIWKINVDSNVYFLDIGRKIVIDTGPREAGEAIKRELGKLVDLSKVDAVIFTHLHYDHVGNFDIFPNAKFYASEEEVESYRRNKLHAVLHPAIASKFNIELRPLTDLEGFDIIKTPGHTKGSFCLFYKKEKILFSGDTLFFNGYGRVDFPGAVPEKMEGSLEKLKKIDYKILAPGHDY encoded by the coding sequence ATGGAAAAAATTGCAGATAATATCTGGAAGATTAATGTAGATTCTAATGTTTACTTCCTGGATATCGGCAGGAAGATAGTGATTGATACCGGTCCGAGGGAAGCGGGAGAGGCAATCAAGAGGGAACTAGGCAAATTGGTTGATTTAAGCAAGGTAGATGCAGTTATATTTACACATCTCCATTATGACCATGTCGGCAATTTTGATATTTTTCCTAATGCTAAGTTTTATGCATCCGAAGAAGAGGTTGAATCCTACAGGCGGAATAAACTTCATGCTGTCCTGCATCCTGCCATAGCATCTAAATTTAACATAGAATTACGCCCCTTAACAGATTTAGAAGGCTTTGACATAATCAAAACTCCAGGCCATACAAAGGGCAGCTTTTGTTTGTTCTATAAAAAGGAAAAAATACTCTTTTCCGGCGATACTTTATTTTTTAATGGCTATGGAAGGGTTGATTTCCCCGGGGCAGTACCTGAGAAGATGGAAGGTAGCTTGGAGAAATTGAAGAAAATTGATTATAAAATATTGGCGCCTG